GCTGAAACGCTTGGGCCCGATTCCGACCCCGATGTACGGCGGTCGGAATGAGAACACGTGGCACATGGCCAAGGTGATGATGTTGTCCTTCTCCCCTCCCACGGTGCCCAGGATCACCGGGAATCCTGAGAAGCAGTCCTCCGCGTCGTCAGCTGATATGCTTTGTTTCATGTGCATCCCCATACGATAGCAGCCGCACGAATCTGATATGCCTATTCGCCGAGAAGCCTCTTGTAGTCGTCAGCGGACATGAGAGCCGACAGCTCGGCTGGGTTGCTCATCTCGACAACAGCCACCCATCCCTGACCGTACGGATCCTTGTTAAGGAGTTCAGGAGAATCAACCAGCTTTCCGTTGGAGTCCTTCACGACACCAGACACCGGGGAGAACACTTCTGAGACGGTCTTGACCGATTCGACGTTGCCCAGGACCTCTCCCGCCTTCACTTCCTTGTCTGCAGCCGGAAGTTCCACGAAAACTATCTCCGTCAGC
This portion of the Candidatus Thermoplasmatota archaeon genome encodes:
- the gcvH gene encoding glycine cleavage system protein GcvH is translated as MSVVLPDLKYTKDHEWVKVEGKLARVGITDHAQTELTEIVFVELPAADKEVKAGEVLGNVESVKTVSEVFSPVSGVVKDSNGKLVDSPELLNKDPYGQGWVAVVEMSNPAELSALMSADDYKRLLGE